TTGAACTGCATGCTTGGTCGGCTCGCTATGCGCCCCTACGGGGTGCGCACATTGACGTTGGGGCGATCGTGCGCTTGGCGCACGGGCACCGAATAGTCGAAGGTGATGGTGTGTTTGCCGGGGCTCAGTGTCGGTTCGGTACCTGCCATGATGGTGGCGCCATCAAGCTGGGCATTGCGATAGGCCGGGGACAGGCGCAGACGCCCTGTGCTGCCCTGAGGCACTTCGACTTCATAGCGGACATGGTCACCATCAAGTGCCCAGCCAGCCCGGATCAGACCGCGCGGGCTGTCGTGATGGGCGGCCACAGGCGACAGGCCATCGAGGATGGTGGGTTCAAAGATGATGGATTCAAAGCCGGGCGCCGCCGCGTCGGGCCGGAATCCGGCGACACCTTCCAGAAGCCACTGGCACACAGCACCATAGGCATAGTGATTGTAGGAGTTCATGCGCGGATTGTAGATGGTGCCATCGGGTTCGATGGCGTCCCAGCGTTCCCAGATCGTGGTGGCGCCCATTTTGACCTGGTAGAGCCAGCCGGGCACATCCTCCTGCAGGAAGACATCGGCGGCTAGGCCCAGCTCTCCAATCTTGACCAGGGCCGGTAACAGGGCCGGCGTGCCGATGAAGCCAGTGCCGATGCGGCCGTCGCTGCGGGCGATGGCATTTTTGAAATAGCGCTTTGCGGCAGCGTGTTTGTCGGCGGGGATCAGATCGTGCAGGAAGGCCAGCGCATAGGAAGTCTGGTCGTCTCCACCGACGCGGCCTGACGGGGTAATGAACTCCCGGGCAAAGGCGGTTTTGACTTGTTCGGCCATGTCGGCCAGACGCTGGGCCGTCTTGGTGTCACCGGAAATTTCGGCAATCTGGCTGACCAGTTTTGCGGTGATGTGCAGGTAAAGCGTGGCAGCGGCATCATCGCTTATGGTGGGCAGCGGCTTGGCGCTGGGCCCCTTGGGCTGGAGCCAGTCACCAAATGAAAAGCCTCGGGCGCCCCAGGCGCGGGGTGGCTGAACAATCGGGCCGTCGCTGATAGACCAGACGAAGTCGACCCATTTGACCATGGCGGGTAGCACTTCGTTGAGGATCGCTGTGTCGCCATAGTGCAAGTAGACCTGCCACGGCACGACCGCGATAGCGTCACCCCAGCCCGTGCTGCCGAAAAAGCCTGGATAATGCGTGTCATCCATCTTGGTGGGGTCGGGAACCACATGGGGTACAGCGCCGTCTTCGCGCTGATCGGCCATGACGTCACGGATCCATTTGTGGAAGAAACTCTGGGCGTCGGCCAGATAGCAGGCCGTGCCCGCAAAGACCTGTGCGTCGCCCGTCCATCCCAGTCGCTCATCGCGCTGCGGGCAGTCCGTGGGCACTTCAATGAAGTTGGAGCGTTGCGACCAGATGGTGTTGAGAAACAGACGATCCACCAGCTTGTTGGCTGAGGTGAAGCTTGCCTTGATTTCGGTCACCGAGCTGATCGGCACCGAGACCACATTGGATACTTTGGCCTTGCCCTCGATGGTGATGCGGGCGAAGCGAAAGCCCTGGAACGTAAAGAGCGGGCGGTAGTCTTCGGCGCCATTGCCCTTGAGCGTATATTCAATGCGGCATTCAGCGGTGCGCAGATTGCCATTGTAGAAGACCCCGTCCTTGTCGAGGATTTCGGCGTGCTCAACGATGATGCGAGCGCCGGCTTCGCCGATAACGGTAAAGGCGACATAACCGCCGCAGTTCTGGCCGAAGTCGTAAAGGATGCGGCCCGCGTCATCGCGCCAGGTCTTGGTTGGCTGCAGGGGCTCAAGTTCACGAACGGGCGTGGTTTCGTGGGCCACCAGGCGCGCAGTGTCAAAGGCGATAGCCTCGCTGCCGGCGGTAGCGGTTTGCGCGAAGCTGGCGTCGTAGATTTCACCAAAATAGATGCCGGATTTGCGCACCGGCAGTTCGCCGCTTTCCCAGCTAGCGTCGGTCGACAGCACTACGCTGCCATCACCATCGAGCAATTGGGCAATGGCGGCGATACGGTCGCCCCATGTATTGAAGATAGGACGACCGCCCCACATCATCTGAGAGCGCAGCCAGCCGTCAGCCAACCAGATTTCCATGGTGTTTTCGCCGGCCACCAGCAGGTCCGAAACATCATAGGTCTGAAAGCTCAGGCGGGTTTCATAGCTGGTCCAGCCAGGTGTCAGAATATCGTGGCCGACCCGCTGGCCATTGATGAAGCAGACATAGAGCCCCAACGCGCTGATATGCAGGGTCTTGCCATTGGCGCGGGTGTCCAGCGTGAAGGACTTGCGCAGGAACGAGCCGGGCGTGCCGACACCGTGGTCGCTGAGTGGCGCCACCATCTGCGCAACCCAATTGACGTCGACCGGCTGTGTGGATGCGGCATGCATAATCGCTGCGTCGTTCACGCGGAATTCCTCCCATAGACACCGGTAGACCCGGTTGTAGACTGTTCTACGTATAGCGTTCTACATTTTGATTGGCTTGGCAATAGGCACCTTGCTGAAAACATGCGAGAAGTGGTCGAAACGAGGAATCCCAAAGTCGCATGGCCAAGACCGTATCGTCCCCACCCAAGCCCGCAGAGCGGATCACGATCCGCGAAGTTGCCCAGGATGCGGGCGTATCGGTTGCGGCGGTGTCCAAGGTGCTACGGGATGCCTATGGGGTCAGTGATGCGTTGCGTGCCAAGGTGCGCGCTTCGATGGACAAGCTCAACTATCGCCCCCGTGCATCGGCGCGCGGCATGCGCGGCAAGACCTATACGCTGGGGCTGATCTTCCCCGATCTGCGCAACCCGTTCTTTGCCGATGTCTATGCCGGGGTAAACTCGGCGCTCGAGCGCACGCAGTATCAGGCCATGCAGGGCTTCAGCACCACGCCCGCCGCTTTGATTGAAGCGATGATTGATCGGCAGATGGACGGGTTGATCCTGATTGGCCCCAATGAAAGTGCTGCCTCACTGGCGGCCACTGGCGCGCGTCTTCCACTGGTGACCATTGGCCAGCATGACAAGAGTGGCGACGGATATGACACGGTCAATAATGATGACCAACTCGGCGCTCGTCTGGTCGTTCGTCATCTCGTTGGCAATGGTTTTCGCAATATTGCCATGCTCAGCCTGATGCAACCGGCCTCCACGGTCATTGAGCAGCGCGAACTGGGTTATCGGCTCGAAATGATGGAGCAGAAATGCGGTGGGACCATCAACATCGTTCGCGCGCCACAGGTCGTACGCGACGTACAGGTGGCTGTGCGGCGATTGCTCGAAAGCAAGGAGCGGCCTGATGCGATCTTCTGCTGGACTGATCTGATGGCGTTCGAGGCGATCAGCGTCGCGGTTGATCTGGGGCTGTCCGTGCCTGACGACATTGCCATTGTCGGCTATGACAATACGATGTTCTGTGACTTCGCCCAGAACAGCCTGACCAGCGTGGACCAGTCCGGTGAATTGCTGGGGCTACAGGCAGCGCGTCTGGTTGTTGAGCGTATCGATGGGCGTAGCGCCGCCGATCATTTTACGGTGCCTCCGCGTATCGTTGCGCGAAACAGCTCGCGCCCACGCAAGCCGATCTGAAGGCAATAGCTCGCTGTATCGTTGGGTCGATTGGACCGCGTTGACATCGTGGTGGGGACCGCGCATTTTCCCAATCCTATATCGTATCGGATTTCCCCTATGACGCTGGTTTCGGTTCAAGATTGCAGGCGCGCCGCACAGGTTGCGCTTGAGGGCGCAGGCGTTGATGTCGAGGCTGCCCAGTTGCAGACCGATCTGCTGCTGGATGCGGAGCTGCGTGGCGTACCCTCACACGGCTTCTTGCGCTTGCAGCGGATCATTGAGCGCATTGGCAATGGTGTCGCCGATGCTCGTACGCGGGGTTCGCACCATTGGCGCAGCGACAGTTTTCTCAGCGTTGATGGTCAACAAGGGCTTGGCCCGGTGGTGGCGCAACATGCCGCAGAAGTCGCTGGCGCGCGGGCGCGGCAGACCGGCATCGCGGTCGCGGCGATCAACCACAACAATCATATCGGCATGCTGGCCTGGTATGCCGAAGCGATCGCCGAGGCCGGGCTGGTCGCGATCATTCTGACCACCAGCGAGGCTCTGGTGCATCCGTTTGGCGGCAGCGTGGCGCAGCTGGGCACCAATCCCATAGCCATTGGCGTGCCGACCGAGGCCGGTCCTTTCGTCATTGATCTGGCCACCAGCCTGGTGTCGATGGGTGAAATTCACGACCACGCACATCGCGGCGCAAAGCTGCCCGAGGGTTGGGCGCTGGATGCCGAGGGCCAGCCCACTACCGACCCCAATGCCGCCAAGCATGGTGCCATTGCCCCGTTCGGCGCGGCCAAGGGCTATGCGTTGGGTCTGGGGTTTGAATTGCTGGTGACAGCACTAACTGGTGCGGCGCTGGGCCGCGCCGTCACCGGCACGCTCGACGCCGAACGCCCCAGCAATAAGGGCGACGTGTTTATTGTGATTGATCCGCTATCGGGGCAGGGGGCGGCGTTGTCGGCGTATCTCGAGACCGTGCGCAAGACCAGGCCCATGCCCGGCTTTGACGCAGTGATCATTCCCGGCGAGCGTGGCCGGGCGCGCAAGGCGGCGCGGCTCTCGGCGGGGATTGAACTGGCGGACAATGTCTGGGCCAACATGCAAAAACTGCGCGATGCGGCGCTGGCCGAAAAGGAAGCACCATGAGCCTGTTCGCCCTGCAACGCGCGCCGCGCACAATCGTATTCGGGTCCGGTCAACGGGCCTCGCTCGCCATGCATGCCCGCGCCCTGGGTCAGAAGGCGCTGATCGTCACCGATGAACGGATGGGCGGCAGCGCCGCGCTTGGCGAACTGGTCGATGCGCTCAAGACTGCCGGAGTTGCGGTGGCGGTGTTTGATCGCACCCTGCCCGAGGTGCCGCTGGACTGCATTGATCAATGTGTAGCCTTTGGCCAGAGCTTTGGGCCTGATCTGGTGATCGGGCTGGGCGGTGGCTCATGTCTGGATATGGCCAAGGTCACGGCCGTTCTGCTGGCTCATGGTGGCTCGCCGCGTGATTATTTCGGTGAGTTCAAGGTGCCCGGCCCAGTGCTGCCGCTGATTGCCGTGCCGACAACAGCGGGTACAGGGTCTGAAGCAACGCCGGTAGCGGTGGTCGCCGATAGCGAACGCCTGCTCAAGGTGGGTATTGCCAGTCCGCATATCATTCCGCTGGTGGCGATCTGCGATCCTGAACTGACGCTGAGCGCGCCAGCCGGTCTGACCGCGATTGCCGGTGCCGATGCACTGACCCATGCCATTGAAGCGCTGACGGCGGGACCGCGCAGTGTTGATGCCGGGACCAGCCATGAGCATGTGTTTGTCGGCAAGAATGCGCTCAGCGATGGCCATGCGCGCGAAGCCATCGGCTATCTGGCGCTCGGATTGCGCCGCTCGGTCGAGAACTGCCAGGATCTTGCCGCCCGCGAAAGCGTGATGTATGGCGCGCTACTGGCCGGACTGGCCTTTGGCACGGCGGGCACCTCGGCGGCGCACGCCATTCAATATCCGGTCGGTGCGCTGACCAAGACGGCGCATGGCGCAGGCGTTGCGTGTCTGCTCCCCTATGCCATGACCTTCAATCTGGGCCATGCAACAGCGTCGATGGCCGAGGTCGCTGTGGCGATGGGGGTGGCCGAAGCGGGCGATGATGACCGGGGCAATGCCGAGCGGGCCATTGTTGCGGTTGAAACCCTATTTGGCGCTATCGGCATTCCAGCCAATCTTGCGGCGCTGGGTCTGGCTCAAGATCAGCTGGACTGGACCGCTGAACAATCTCTGGGGGCTGCGCGTTTGGTCAAGAACAATCCGCGTCCACTCGATCTGCCTGCCATGCAGGCCATTATCAATGCGGCTTTCTCCGGCGATCGCCACCGGCTCGCCAATTAAGGAATCAATTTCATGCTGTCTCTTCCTGAAGCGCTCAAATCCCTTGGCATTGAAGCTGCCCTCAAGACGGACCTTTATATTGGTGGCGCCTGGCGCGCCGGGGCCGAAGGCAAGCGGATCGACGTGCTCGATCCCTCCACCGGCAAGGTCATTGCCAGCATTGCCGATGCGACAGTCGATGATGGTCTGGCGGCGGTCAAAGCCGCCCATGATGCCCTGCCGGCATGGGCCGCAATGGCGCCCCGGCAGCGCGGCGAGATCCTGCGCAAGTGCTGGGAGCTGATGGTGGCGCGCACTGAGATGTTCGCCCGGCTAATCAGCCTTGAAAATGGCAAGGCGCTGCCCGATGCGCGCGGTGAAGTCACCTATGCGGCCGAGTTCTTTCGCTGGTTTTCCGAAGAAGCCGTGCGGCTGAATGGTGATTTTTCGACCGCGCCGAGCGGCAATAACAAGATCCTAGTGACACATCAGCCGATCGGGGTTTCCGTGCTGGTGACGCCGTGGAATTTCCCCGCCGCCATGGCGACCCGCAAGATAGGTCCGGCCCTGGCCGCGGGCTGTACCGTTGTGCTCAAGCCAGCCACCGAAACACCGCTGACCGCCTATGCCATGGCCGCGCTGATGGAAGAAGCGGGCGTGCCCGAGGGCGTGGTCAATGTCGTCACCACCTCAAGCTCGGGGAAGCTGGTTTCGGCCATGTTGCATGATGATCGGGTGCGCAAGCTCTCTTTCACCGGCTCGACCGCGGTGGGCCGCAAACTACTGGTTGAAGCGGCCGATCAGGTGATCAATTGCTCGATGGAACTGGGCGGCAATGCCCCCTTCGTGGTGTTTGATGATGCCGATCTGGACAAGGCGCTCGATGGCGCCATGGTAGCCAAGATGCGCAATGGCGGCGAGGCCTGCACGGCGGCCAATCGCTTTTATGTACAGAGCGGCATTGCCGAGCGCTTTGCCAAGGGACTGGCCGAACGCATGGGCAAGATGACGGTCGGCGTCGGCTATGACGAGACCGTCACCTGCGGTCCGCTGATCAATCAGGGCGCGGTCGATCAGATGGGCGATCTGGTCAAAGACGCAGTGGCCAAGGGCGCCAAGGTACTCACCGGTGGCACCGCCAGCGGCGGCGAGGGTTTCTACTTTCCCCCCACCGTGCTCACCCAAGTGTCTGGCGACGCCGAAATGGTGCGCGACGAGATATTTGGCCCCATTGCGCCGATCTCGGTGTTCGAGACAGTTGACGATGTGGTGGCCCTGTCCAATGACAGCGAATATGGGCTGATCGCCTATGTGTTCACCGAGGACCTCAAAAAGGGCCTGAAGGTTGCTGAGCGGCTTGAGGCAGGGATGATCGGGCTCAATCGGGGTCTGGTGTCGGATCCCGCCGCGCCGTTTGGCGGGGTCAAGCAGTCGGGTCTTGGCCGCGAGGGTGCGCATCATGGCATCATGGAATTCTGCGAAACCAAATATATCGCTGTGAGCTGGTAGATGGCGGTTCCAAGTGCGGTGGCCGGATTGCTCCGGCGACCGGCCCGGTTGGGCGACGAGGTCTATAGCGCTATCTTTGCCCGCATCATGTCACTGGAGATCGCGCCGGGCACGCGTATTTCGGTAGACGCGGTGGCCCGGCAACTGGGTGTGTCGCAGACTCCGATCCGTGAGGCGCTGACCCGACTTGAGGCCGAGGGGCTGGTCATCAAGACTCATCTGATAGGCTATAGCGCGGCGCCGCAATTGAGCGCGGCACAGCTGGCCGATCTCTATGAGTTGCGCCTGTTGCTCGAGCCGTTCACCGCGCGGCGGTGTGCAGAAATAATGCCGGAGCCGGTGATCGACCACCTGGCCAGTCTGTGCGCGGAAATGGAAACGCTGTCGCGCAGCGAAGGGCTGGATGCCTATGCGCAGTTCGCCCAGCTCGATATGGCGTTTCACGACCAGCTGGCCGCAAGCGCCGGCAACGGTCTGGTAGTAGAGGCACTCTCGCGGCTGCACACCCATGTGCATCTGTTTCGTCTGGTGTTCAATGCGCGCGCTACCGACACGGCGCTGGCCGAGCACGACGCGATCGTCAAAGCGATCGGGGCGCGCGATCCGGACGCGGCTGAAGCAGCAACGCGCCGCCATATTATGGAATCGCGCGACCGGTTCGCTGCGCGCTAGGTTTGCGGGTTTTCAGCACGCCACCACATTGACGGCCAGGCCGGCCAGGCTTGTTTCCTTGTAGCGCTCGCTCATGTCCAGCCCGGTCTGGCGCATGGTCTCGATACAGGCGTCGAGCGGCACCGCATGTGTGCCATCACCCTTGAGCGCCAGTGATGCAGCGGTCACTGCCTTGACCGCGCCAAAGGCGTTGCGCTCGATACAGGGGATCTGGACAAGGCCGGCGACGGGATCGCAGGTCATGCCCAGATGATGCTCCAAGGCGATTTCAGCGGCGTTTTCGACCTGTTCGGGGGTGCCGCCCATAATGGCGCAGAGGCCGCCGGCCGCCATGGCCGAGGCCGAACCCACTTCGCCCTGACAGCCCACTTCGGCGCCAGAGATCGAGGCATTGTGTTTGATGATGCCGCCTATGGCAGCGGCGGTCAGCAAATAGTCGCGAATGGTCTGGGGCGTGGCGGCGGCGTTAAACTTGAGGAAGTAGCGCATTACGGCGGGGATGACACCGGCGGCACCATTGGTGGGTGCGGTCAC
The DNA window shown above is from Devosia litorisediminis and carries:
- a CDS encoding iron-containing alcohol dehydrogenase, whose translation is MSLFALQRAPRTIVFGSGQRASLAMHARALGQKALIVTDERMGGSAALGELVDALKTAGVAVAVFDRTLPEVPLDCIDQCVAFGQSFGPDLVIGLGGGSCLDMAKVTAVLLAHGGSPRDYFGEFKVPGPVLPLIAVPTTAGTGSEATPVAVVADSERLLKVGIASPHIIPLVAICDPELTLSAPAGLTAIAGADALTHAIEALTAGPRSVDAGTSHEHVFVGKNALSDGHAREAIGYLALGLRRSVENCQDLAARESVMYGALLAGLAFGTAGTSAAHAIQYPVGALTKTAHGAGVACLLPYAMTFNLGHATASMAEVAVAMGVAEAGDDDRGNAERAIVAVETLFGAIGIPANLAALGLAQDQLDWTAEQSLGAARLVKNNPRPLDLPAMQAIINAAFSGDRHRLAN
- a CDS encoding NAD-dependent succinate-semialdehyde dehydrogenase is translated as MLSLPEALKSLGIEAALKTDLYIGGAWRAGAEGKRIDVLDPSTGKVIASIADATVDDGLAAVKAAHDALPAWAAMAPRQRGEILRKCWELMVARTEMFARLISLENGKALPDARGEVTYAAEFFRWFSEEAVRLNGDFSTAPSGNNKILVTHQPIGVSVLVTPWNFPAAMATRKIGPALAAGCTVVLKPATETPLTAYAMAALMEEAGVPEGVVNVVTTSSSGKLVSAMLHDDRVRKLSFTGSTAVGRKLLVEAADQVINCSMELGGNAPFVVFDDADLDKALDGAMVAKMRNGGEACTAANRFYVQSGIAERFAKGLAERMGKMTVGVGYDETVTCGPLINQGAVDQMGDLVKDAVAKGAKVLTGGTASGGEGFYFPPTVLTQVSGDAEMVRDEIFGPIAPISVFETVDDVVALSNDSEYGLIAYVFTEDLKKGLKVAERLEAGMIGLNRGLVSDPAAPFGGVKQSGLGREGAHHGIMEFCETKYIAVSW
- a CDS encoding LacI family DNA-binding transcriptional regulator, translating into MAKTVSSPPKPAERITIREVAQDAGVSVAAVSKVLRDAYGVSDALRAKVRASMDKLNYRPRASARGMRGKTYTLGLIFPDLRNPFFADVYAGVNSALERTQYQAMQGFSTTPAALIEAMIDRQMDGLILIGPNESAASLAATGARLPLVTIGQHDKSGDGYDTVNNDDQLGARLVVRHLVGNGFRNIAMLSLMQPASTVIEQRELGYRLEMMEQKCGGTINIVRAPQVVRDVQVAVRRLLESKERPDAIFCWTDLMAFEAISVAVDLGLSVPDDIAIVGYDNTMFCDFAQNSLTSVDQSGELLGLQAARLVVERIDGRSAADHFTVPPRIVARNSSRPRKPI
- a CDS encoding GntR family transcriptional regulator, with protein sequence MAVPSAVAGLLRRPARLGDEVYSAIFARIMSLEIAPGTRISVDAVARQLGVSQTPIREALTRLEAEGLVIKTHLIGYSAAPQLSAAQLADLYELRLLLEPFTARRCAEIMPEPVIDHLASLCAEMETLSRSEGLDAYAQFAQLDMAFHDQLAASAGNGLVVEALSRLHTHVHLFRLVFNARATDTALAEHDAIVKAIGARDPDAAEAATRRHIMESRDRFAAR
- a CDS encoding alpha-L-rhamnosidase; its protein translation is MHAASTQPVDVNWVAQMVAPLSDHGVGTPGSFLRKSFTLDTRANGKTLHISALGLYVCFINGQRVGHDILTPGWTSYETRLSFQTYDVSDLLVAGENTMEIWLADGWLRSQMMWGGRPIFNTWGDRIAAIAQLLDGDGSVVLSTDASWESGELPVRKSGIYFGEIYDASFAQTATAGSEAIAFDTARLVAHETTPVRELEPLQPTKTWRDDAGRILYDFGQNCGGYVAFTVIGEAGARIIVEHAEILDKDGVFYNGNLRTAECRIEYTLKGNGAEDYRPLFTFQGFRFARITIEGKAKVSNVVSVPISSVTEIKASFTSANKLVDRLFLNTIWSQRSNFIEVPTDCPQRDERLGWTGDAQVFAGTACYLADAQSFFHKWIRDVMADQREDGAVPHVVPDPTKMDDTHYPGFFGSTGWGDAIAVVPWQVYLHYGDTAILNEVLPAMVKWVDFVWSISDGPIVQPPRAWGARGFSFGDWLQPKGPSAKPLPTISDDAAATLYLHITAKLVSQIAEISGDTKTAQRLADMAEQVKTAFAREFITPSGRVGGDDQTSYALAFLHDLIPADKHAAAKRYFKNAIARSDGRIGTGFIGTPALLPALVKIGELGLAADVFLQEDVPGWLYQVKMGATTIWERWDAIEPDGTIYNPRMNSYNHYAYGAVCQWLLEGVAGFRPDAAAPGFESIIFEPTILDGLSPVAAHHDSPRGLIRAGWALDGDHVRYEVEVPQGSTGRLRLSPAYRNAQLDGATIMAGTEPTLSPGKHTITFDYSVPVRQAHDRPNVNVRTP
- a CDS encoding Ldh family oxidoreductase — translated: MTLVSVQDCRRAAQVALEGAGVDVEAAQLQTDLLLDAELRGVPSHGFLRLQRIIERIGNGVADARTRGSHHWRSDSFLSVDGQQGLGPVVAQHAAEVAGARARQTGIAVAAINHNNHIGMLAWYAEAIAEAGLVAIILTTSEALVHPFGGSVAQLGTNPIAIGVPTEAGPFVIDLATSLVSMGEIHDHAHRGAKLPEGWALDAEGQPTTDPNAAKHGAIAPFGAAKGYALGLGFELLVTALTGAALGRAVTGTLDAERPSNKGDVFIVIDPLSGQGAALSAYLETVRKTRPMPGFDAVIIPGERGRARKAARLSAGIELADNVWANMQKLRDAALAEKEAP